From a region of the Haematobia irritans isolate KBUSLIRL chromosome 4, ASM5000362v1, whole genome shotgun sequence genome:
- the tral gene encoding LSM14 family protein trailer hitch isoform X3 gives MSGGMPELGSKISLISKADIRYEGRLYTVDPQECTIALSSVRSFGTEDRETQFQIAPQSQIYDYILFRGTDIKDIRVINNSLPHPNDPAIMQVQLPNGQHVMPHLSMPSMNPQVPPMGAVGAYGNPFGSMGGLGAIGGASGAGTVSQSLAPGAGATGPFMMGNQQVPSQQKLPQGQHSQSQQQQKQPSSNTTDANPLSTSLLTTVDNVSSSPSSNANSNTNPNTNSKIGSSCNIGNNNVGLLGIGLNSDGSLLCNIGLGGGGGTSGIISNSSTATSAAAPSVSTVQKLLNTSVLSEHKDQVSVIDMLAGASRSTTPISLISRKSPSADIGVQVNQQQQQQPSHQQHNHNQNQPQQHHHHPNQHQNNTGHGGQSRDAGHKRPNYQNQRNGGGGGGSGSNAQRNNQYNTRDRRDSGRMMDNYHNNHDGGNRNSYNQRGNNQGNQNRNNWNMHRGNLPNNMRNNRGMRNQGGFRSSSGPGGMQKPPRNPIKFEQDFDFEQANNKFEELRSQLSKLKVGDEPKSEQMNGETDKKDDSGNETGAGEHEPEEEEITVGYDKTKSFFDNISCETAQDRAKNKNYDWRQERKLNSETFGVSSTRRGGYRGRGNSYYSRSVGNYNGGGGYNRGYRGNNYRNRSNNRNKMHNRDTNNTNTNNGNVNTATINTNIPTANNDTAATNLKNQTQQTTAAGSTSVANSNTASTSKTVSSALQETKNQPQMATVGAGQ, from the exons TTCGCTCTTTTGGGACGGAGGATCGGGAGACCCAATTTCAAATTGCACCACAAAGCCAAATCTACGATTATATACTTTTCCGTGGCACTGACATCAAGGATATACGCGTAATAAACAACAGCTTACCACACCCCAATGATCCTGCTATAATGCAAGTACAATTACCGAATGGCCAGCATGTAATGCCACATTTGTCCATGCCATCCATGAACCCACAAGTGCCGCCAATGGGGGCTGTTGGTGCATATGGAAATCCGTTTGGTTCTATGGGTGGCTTGGGTGCGATCGGTGGCGCTAGTGGAGCTGGTACTGTATCTCAGTCATTGGCACCTGGAGCTGGTGCTACGGGGCCATTTATGATGGGTAATCAACAAGTGCCATCACAGCAGAAACTTCCACAAGGACAACACTCTCAAAGCCAACAACAGCAAAAGCAACCAA GCAGTAATACAACTGATGCAAATCCTTTGAGTACTTCATTATTGACAACGGTCGATAATGTAAGCTCATCTCCATCCTCAAATGCTAACAGCAATACTAACCCGAATACGAACAGTAAAATTGGCAGCAGCTGCAACATCGGTAATAACAACGTTGGTCTATTGGGTATTGGTCTGAATTCAGATGGCAGTCTCCTATGTAACATAGGCTTAGGAGGTGGCGGAGGTACAAGCGGTATTATTTCTAATAGTTCTACTGCCACTTCTGCTGCGGCTCCTTCGGTCTCGACAGTCCAGAAATTATTGAATACGTCGGTCCTAAGTGAGCACAAAGACCAAG TTTCCGTCATAGACATGCTCGCTGGAGCTTCGAGGTCAACAACTCCTATAAGTTTAATATCGAGGAAAAGTCCCTCTGCAGATATTGGTGTACAAgttaaccaacaacaacaacaacagccatCGCACCAACAACACAACCACAATCAAAATCAGCCTCAGCAGCACCATCATCATCCGAATCAACATCAAAATAATACCGGCCATGGTGGTCAATCGCGAGATGCTGGACACAAGCGACCAAACTATCAGAACCAACGTAATGGCGGAGGAGGCGGCGGCAGTGGTAGCAATGCCCAACGTAATAATCAATATAATACCCGAGATCGCCGCGATTCGGGTCGTATGATGGACAACTATCATAACAATCATGACGGTGGGAACCGTAATTCCTATAATCAACGAGGTAATAATCAGGGTAATCAAAATCGGAACAACTGGAACATGCATCGTGGTAATTTGCCAAATAATATGCGCAATAATAGAGGAATGCGCAACCAAGGG ggCTTCAGATCATCAAGTGGTCCAGGTGGTATGCAAAAACCACCACGCAATCCTATTAAGTTTGAACAGGACTTTGACTTTGAACAAGCGAATAATAAATTTGAGGAGCTACGCTCACAGCTATCAAAGCTGAAGGTTGGAGATGAACCTAAATCTGAGCAG ATGAATGGTGAAACAGATAAAAAGGATGATTCTGGTAATGAGACTGGCGCCGGTGAACACGAACCCGAGGAGGAGGAAATTACTGTGGGTTATGATAAGACTAAGTCATTTTTTGATAATATATCTTGTGAAACTGCACAAGATCGtgctaaaaataaaaactacgattggcGTCAGGAACGTAAACTAAACAGTGAAACATTTGGAGTTTCCTCTACCAGACGTGGAGG GTATCGCGGGCGAGGCAACAGTTATTACAGTCGTAGTGTTGGCAACTACAATGGTGGGGGCGGATACAATCGCGGCTATCGTGGTAATAATTATCGCAATAGAAGCAACAATCGCAATAAAATGCACAATCGCGATACCAACAATACAAATACCAACAACGGCAACGTTAATACCGCCACCATCAATACAAATATTCCCACAGCGAATAATGATACTGCAGCAACTAACTTGAAAAATCAAACACAACAAACTACGGCAGCAGGCTCAACATCTGTTGCAAACTCAAATACAGCGTCTACATCAAAAACGGTATCTTCAGCTTTACAAGAGACTAAAAATCAACCGCAGATGGCCACCGTTGGAGCTG